Proteins encoded together in one Lathyrus oleraceus cultivar Zhongwan6 chromosome 5, CAAS_Psat_ZW6_1.0, whole genome shotgun sequence window:
- the LOC127087892 gene encoding 17.1 kDa class II heat shock protein, with translation MDFRLMDLDSPLFNTLHHIMDLTDDTTEKNLNAPTRTYVRDAKAMAATPADVKEHPNSYVFMVDMPGVKSGDIKVQVEDENVLLISGERKREEEKEGVKYLKMERRIGKLMRKFVLPENANIEAISAISQDGVLTVTVNKLPPPEPKKPKTIQVKVA, from the coding sequence ATGGATTTCAGGCTAATGGATTTGGATTCTCCACTCTTCAACACTCTCCATCATATAATGGACCTCACCGACGACACAACCGAGAAGAACTTAAACGCTCCAACTCGAACATATGTCCGTGACGCAAAGGCAATGGCTGCAACTCCAGCGGACGTGAAAGAGCATCCAAATTCATACGTGTTTATGGTGGACATGCCTGGGGTGAAATCTGGTGACATAAAGGTTCAGGTGGAAGATGAGAATGTGCTATTGATAAGTGGCGAGAGGaagagagaagaagagaaagaagGTGTTAAATATTTGAAGATGGAAAGAAGGATTGGTAAGTTGATGAGGAAATTTGTGTTACCTGAGAATGCGAATATTGAAGCTATCTCTGCTATTTCTCAAGATGGTGTTCTTACGGTTACAGTTAATAAATTGCCTCCACCTGAACCTAAGAAACCAAAAACTATTCAAGTTAAGGTTGCTTGA
- the LOC127087894 gene encoding 25S rRNA (cytosine-C(5))-methyltransferase NSUN5 codes for MRIRKPTQKNKKNVAAAGKEENEVKTAKLKGAERSAYFARREAAKILRTVLEGDANRRALASIKTLVYHPSVRNKKATFALICQTLKHLPIINDVLQAASILNTKWKKQQELVYIIVYDILFGQGVPLVGDAEKYLMRHKDPLHLHLKKVLSRKNVTTVKELFALQEVPDVSVPRNVRVNTLKMDVDSALVELQKKYSVQKDDLLPDLLVLPPGTDLHDHPLVKNGSIFLQGKASSMVAPALSPEPGWEVLDACAAPGNKTVHLAALMKRKGRIIACELKKERIKRLNDTIKLSGASNIQVLNEDFLNINPKDPSYSKLKAILLDPSCSGSGTAASRLDHLLPSKAAGDIDTERLNKLAAFQRKALQHAFLFPALERIVYSTCSINQIENEDVVKSLLPIAESYGFQLAKPFPEWQCRGLPVFEGSENLVRTDPAKHGEGFFIALFVKKDANLSARSHKNDNRTLHNSTRARARNVRRKIPMFIHTNMFKMWLHGQLNQHQNWRDRR; via the exons ATGCGAATCAGAAAGCCAACTCAGAAGAACAAGAAGAATGTCGCCGCCGCCGGCAAAGAAGAAAACGAAGTAAAAACGGCCAAATTGAAGGGTGCAGAGAGGTCAGCATATTTCGCACGGAGAGAAGCAGCAAAGATATTGAGAACTGTACTCGAAGGAGACGCTAACCGCCGTGCTCTTGCTTCCATCAAAACCCTCGTTTATCATCCTTCCGTCAGAAACAAGAAAGCCACATTTGCTCTCATCTGTCAAACCCTCAAAC ATCTTCCCATTATCAACGATGTTTTGCAAGCTGCCTCTATTCTCAACACCAAGTGGAAG AAGCAACAAGAATTGGTTTATATCATTGTCTATGATATCCTTTTCGGTCAG GGAGTTCCACTGGTTGGTGATGCAGAGAAATACCTCATGCGCCACAAGGACCCCTTACATTTACATCTGAAAAAGGTTTTGTCACGGAAGAATGTGACGACCGTTAAAGAGTTGTTTGCTCTACAAGAGGTTCCTG ATGTTTCTGTACCTCGAAATGTTCGTGTGAATACTCTTAAAATGGATGTTGATTCTGCTTTAGTTGAACTTCAGAAAAAATACTCG GTTCAAAAGGATGATTTACTGCCTGACTTACTAGTACTCCCTCCCGGGACTGATTTACACGATCATCCTCTTGTCAAGAATGGAAGCATATTTCTGCAA GGTAAGGCGAGTTCAATGGTGGCACCGGCTCTTAGCCCTGAACCAGGATGGGAG GTTCTTGATGCATGCGCGGCACCAGGCAACAAAACTGTCCACCTTGCCGCCCTTATGAAGAGAAAGGGTAGGATTATAGCATGTGAGCTGAAAAAGGAAAGGATTAAGCGCTTAAATGACACCATAAAGCTATCCGGAGCTTCCA ACATACAGGTTCTCAATGAGGATTTCTTGAACATAAATCCCAAGGACCCTTCATATTCTAAG TTAAAAGCTATTCTTTTGGATCCTTCCTGCTCTGGCTCTGGTACTGCCGCTTCTCGACTAGACCATCTGCTTCCATCTAAAGCAGCAGGTGATATTGACACGGAAAGATTGAACAAGCTTGCAGCTTTTCAGAGAAAAGCTCTTCAGCATGCCTTTCTTT TTCCGGCTTTGGAAAGAATTGTATACAGTACATGTTCAATAAACCAAATTGAGAACGAAGATGTAGTGAAGTCTCTTCTGCCCATAGCAGAGTCGTATGGATTCCAACTCGCAAAGCCCTTTCCTGAGTGGCAGTGTCGCGGTCTTCCGGTGTTTGAAGGCT CTGAAAACCTGGTTCGAACAGATCCTGCCAAGCACGGAGAGGGTTTCTTCATTGCCTTGTTTGTCAAGAAAGATGCTAACCTTTCGGCGAGGTCACATAAAAATGATAATAGGACTCTCCACAATTCTACCAGAGCTAGAGCTAGAAACGTGCGAAGGAAGATACCAATGTTCATTCATACTAATATGTTCAAAATGTGGTTACATGGTCAATTGAACCAGCATCAAAATTGGAGGGATAGAAGATAA